ggactagaacccggtgtgctggtgccgcaggcagaggattagcctagtgagctgtggcgctggcttcttttttgttttttaaagatgtatttattggggctggcgctatggcacaacgagttaacaccctggtctgaagcaccaggggcatcctatgtgggtacctgttcgagacccggctgctccactttcgatccagctctctgctgtgccctgggaaagcagtagaagatggcccaagtccttgggtccctgcacccgatcttaaaaaatatacatatttatttatttacttgaaagacagatatagagagaaagagagagaaatcttccatctgctggttcactccataaatggctgcattggccagggctgggccaggctgaagccaggagccaggaactctatctgggtctctcacaggagtgcaggggctcaagcacttgggccatcctccactgctttcccaggcatattagcagggagctggatcagaagtggagcagccgggacttgaaccggtgcctatatgggatactgacactgcaggctgaagCCTaacctaggccacagcactggccccatcatcaCCACTATCTAGTCAAAACATTTTCCTCGTCCCTAAAAGGAAACCCCTTCCCTTGAGATAGTTTTTCCCACTGCTCTGTAGCCTCCAGTCTGCTGTCTCTGGACAGATCCGTGCCAGCCCTTTCCTATAAAAGGAACCACATCATCTGTGACTTTGGGTGTTCAGATTCCCCCATTTAGCGTAATTCTTTTTAAAGTGCACCCAGCTTGCAGCGTGTGTCAGTGTGTCATTCCTTATTAAGGCTGACTACTAGGGAATCTACGACAGTTTATTTATCTTTCATCACTGGGGGCCATTTGGATCAATTCTATCTTTGGCTATCCGGGatagtgctgctgtgaacattcgtGTACAAGGAGCTGAGTACTTGTGTTTAGTTCTCCGGCACATATGACCCAGAGTAGAGTTGCTGGATCCTGTGGTAATTCAGTGTTCGCCTTTTTGGGTAACCACCAGCTGAACATTTTACATTCTCGCCAGCAGTGTGCCAGGGTTTCTGCGTCTCCacgtccttgccaacacttgctgTCTTCTGGATTTTAGTTATCATCACTCTCTGGTGGGGGTGAAGTGGTACTCAATAGCCTATTGCATTTGCATTTGATTATAGTTTCCCTGGAGTCCCGCATCAGAATAAAATTAGATACGTGTATTCAATCTACCATTATTAACCCAGAAACCCTGGTCTGCTGCTTTGTTCCCTCTGAGGGGAGAGGGCTAGCCGGAGGTCTGGGAAGGGCCTGAGGGGAGTGTTGCCAGAAAAGAGCCCTTAGGCCACGGTGCAAGGACAATGACTCCAGACACAGCTCGGGCCAGAGCTTCTgggtgatcttgggcaagtctcTGAGTTTTGTCTTCCTCAACTAAGTTTGTGCTGTGACCTCCAACATTCTTGACAGCTCTCACATTCTAAAGATCCGTGTGAACCAAGGCGCTTGATCTGTGTCCCCTGTCAGagttgtgtgtacatatgtgtgtgtgtgttgatgtaTGCGTACACGTATAGgaacatgtgcgtgtgtgtgtgagagaatgtgtgtgCACCCCCATGCACGGGTGTGGGTCTGTGCCTCTCCCTTGCTGACGCCTCCCATCCTGCACTTTCTCCCCAGTGGAATACTCGGGCCAAGAGGGAGAAGCTGACGGAGCTGATGTTCGAGCAGTACAACATTCCTGCCTTCTTCTTGTGCAAGACCGCCGTGCTGACCGCGTATCCTCCGGGTTGAGCTGCTCCGCCTGGGCGGAGGACCAGGGTGGGGTGTGTGGTGCCCTGAGCCGGGAGCTGGGCTGGCTCTCTGAAGATCAGTGAGCCAGGTGGACAGACGCCTCCCTTCACCCCATTGGTGCAGAAGGCCCAGCGGGCTGAGTGCATGGGGGGCAGATCAAGGATCTTTCCTCATTCCTTGCATCaagcagagtagagagagagagtcggACAAGTagaaggccggggctggggctggagacaGGTAGGTGGGTATGACACGGGCGGGGTCCttcccaatcagccaatcagcgTAAGACACGGGGGGGGTCCTTCCCAAGCAGCCAATCAGTGTAAGACACGGGGGGGGTGTTCCTTCTTAAACAGCCAATCAGCGTTGCCCTTTCTTCAGGGCCTGCCTTGCCTTGACCCCCACGCTAGGCTCTGGGGTGATAGGATCGCTTAAATTCAGGGCGCCGGTAGGACACAGAGCTAAGCATGAAGAGCTGGGAGttcagaaggaagagaggaaggagctgTGATCCAGACAGGGAAGACGGGGCCTTAGAAGCCTTTCGCAGGAGTTGCGCCAGGGGGAGGGACTTGCAGACCGGTGGGCGGGACGCCGGGAGAGCAGGGAGCGACCAGGCCAGTTCTGAGTCCCAGCCCCGACTGGCTGCTGCAGTCTCTTTGACCCACCCGTCCCACACCAGCTTTGCAAATGGACGCTCCACGGGCCTTGTGCTGGACAGCGGGGCCACACACACCACGGCCATTCCAGTGCACGATGGCTACGTCCTGCAGCAAGGTGGGGGCtcggcaggggctgggggtgccctCGGGAGGACCAGGTCCTGACGCTGTTTCCTCTTCAGGCATCGTCAAGTCGCCCCTGGCCGGGGACTTCATTTCCATGCAGTGCCGGGAGCTCTTCCAGGAAATGGCCATCGACATCATCCCTCCATACATGATTGCAGCCAAGGTGGGGCCCCCAGGGGCCCGGAGTTGCCACCACAGAGTCCCGGGTGCTCACCCTATGCCCGTCAGACCCCTGACCCATGAGCTAGTAGGTAGAAAGCAGTAGGGCTCCCAGGAGACCTTGGATCCAGTTCCTCAATTTCCAGTCGAGGCATCCGTGCCCTGGCCAGGCTGAGGGACATGACTGAGATATTATGCAACCGGCCAGCTTGCAGAAGGACTGTGCCGTGGGATCTGGAGTCCAGTAGACCCAGGTGTgagttctgcctctgtctctgagcTGTGTGACGTCAGGAACGGTGTGGAAACTCCCTGAACCTCAGTGGAGAGGGCTCTGTGAGTGTCTGGTGATACAACATACACCTCACATGAAACACAGCCCAGGGAAAGGCCATTCCTGgaagcttctggtctcccattggcACCCACGCTGTGTGACCCTGTccgttctctctcctctccatcagGGAAGGGTGAAGGACACCTCTCCGGGCCCGCAGAGCAAAGATCCCAAGCCAGCCAGCCTAGGAAGGCAGGTGTGGTCATCTGGGCTGGGCAAGCTTGGTCTGGGCTGGGGTGCTTAGAGGCTGTACCCCTACAGGAGCCTGTTCGAGAGGGCGCCCCCCCGAActggaagaagaaggagaagctaCCTCAGGTCTCCAAGTCCTGGCACAACTACATGTGCAACGTGAGGCACTGGGGAGGGCCCCCTGAAACAGACCCCTCCCCAGAGGCTCTGCAGGGGGTTGGGGGTGGATGCTCGGGAGCCAAACCAGGTCTTCACCCCTCCCCGCTTCTCAGGAGGTGATCCAGGACTTCCAGGCCTCGGTGCTACAGGTCTCAGACTCCCCCTATGATGAGCAGTGAGTGGGGCTCGGAGCTGGGGGGGGGACGGAATTAGGGCTCAGGGGGCCCTCCCCCTGGGGCTTTTGTGAGCACCCCAAGCAGAGTCTTGCTCCTTCCCGGGCAGGGTGGCTGCACAGATGCCCACAGTGCACTACGAGATGCCCAATGGCTACAACACGGACTACGGTGCCGAGCGGCTCCGCATCCCCGAGGGCCTGTTTGACCCCTCCAACGTCAAGGTCGGGCTGACTGGCGGGCACTGGGGTAGTGGCCGGCCAGGGTCCCTGGACACTGCAAGAGGCTGAGAAGGACtacaggggttggggggaggacaGAGGGCCCAAAGCCCAGGTCACCTTTGTCCACAGGGCCTGTCAGGGAACACTATGTTAGGCGTGGGCCACGTGGTGACCACCAGCATTGGCATGTGCGACATTGACATCCGCCCGGTGAGGATGgagccagaggctgggcagaggggcccGGGGTTCATGGGGAGGAGGGACGGGATGTTACCTGAAGGCTTACTCCTCTCTCCTGCTGTCAGGGCCTGTATGGCAGCGTCATCGTCACCGGCGGGAACACGCTGCTTCAGGGCTTCACTGACAGGCTCAATCGAGAGCTCTCCCAGAAGACCCCACCGGTAGGAGCCCACCCTTGACTGGCATCCTGGAATTCCTATCCTGGCTCCGCCCTCCGGGAACGCGGCTCTTCCTGGCCCCATCCCCAGCATCCAGTGCTCCGGCCACCAGAGCAGACCGCCTGCCCCTGTGGCTTCTCAGCCCCGCCCCGACCCCGCCCCTTTCCAGAACCTGGGTGTCTGCTTCCCCAGCCCCTTTGCCCCCACAGAGCATGCGACTGAAGCTCATCGCCAGCAACAGCACCATGGAGCGCAAGTTCAGCCCCTGGATTGGGGGCTCCATCTTGGCCTCACTGGTGAGAGGGAAGGGGCTTGGCATAGCGCTgaatgtgggggaggggcgccccgACTGCTCCTGCCGCCTCTGCCTGCCTccacattcactcattcaacaaacatttatttattttttttaagattttacttatttggggccggcgccatggctcaacaggctaatcctccgcctagctgtgctggcacaccgggttctagtcccggtcggggtaccggattctgtcccggttgcccctcttccagtctagctctctgctgtggcccgggaaggcagtggaggatggcccaaatccttgggccctgcaccccatgggagaccaggagaagcacctggctcctgcctttggatcagcacggtgcgccggccgcagcacccattggagggtgaaccaacggcaaaggaagacctttctctctgtctctctctctcactgtccactctgcctgtcaaaaaaaaaaaaaaaaaaaaaaagattttacttatttgagaggtagagttacagagagaaggagagacagagccacaggtcttccatctattggttcactccccagatggccgccatggccagagctgagccgatctgaagccaggagccaggaacttctgggtctcccacatggatgcaggggcccaagcacttggtttatcttcaacttctttcccaggccatagcagagagctggatcggaagaggagcagcctggacttgaaccggtgcccatatgggttctggtgctggaggcggaggcttagcccacaatgccacagcgtgggccccacaTTTTTGGAGAGGGCAGTCAATGAGGACTACTCTACTAGGACACAATTCGGGGAGCAGGGGGAGCTAGAGTTGTTCGGAATGAGGCTGCAGTGAGGTGCCCACTGGGCCAAGTTAGCAGGAGGGAGACCCTGAAGGTTGGGGCAAGGGAGCGATGAGACATAGCAGGCCTGCCTGGTAGTTCTTGGGATCAGCTTGTAGTCTGGGGTCAGGGGGTCAAGGTTAGGGTACGGAAGTAATGTGACCATGCATGTCCTTCAGGGAAGACCACCAGACCTGAGACCTTGGGATCTAGAATCAAGGAGTTCTTGGAAGGTGGCTGGAGTCGTGGAGTGGGTAtctggggaggggggtgcagaGTAAGGGGCCGCTGGAGAAGGAGGCGGACAGGCAGGGTCTGGGGCCAGAGGTGGTGAGTGCAGTGTGGATCTGCTGCGGGGGCAGAGGCAGGAcgtggagcagggagctggcatgcAGTCTCCATCTGCAGGGCGCCAGCCACCCCAGAGGACAGCAGGGCCAGCCACTAGAAGGGGAACCCCAGAAAGACAGAAATGAGGCTCAGAAAAATTGCATCTGGCGGTCCACGCTTATCTAAAGGCTGGGGCAGGTCAAGCACATTACCGCAGGCCTAGGGTGTGCTTGTTCTAGACACACAGCCCGACAGTCCGCAGCTGCATGAGCAAGACCGTCTGCCACAGAGACCATCATCAGGAAGTGGCCACAAAGTGCGCAGGTGTTCCTTGGAGAATCTGGTGCAGGTCAGGGGTCATGAAGGGCCTCCAAGGAGCTGAGATGGGAAGAggtgaaaaagaaagggagggtgcCCAGACTGGGGGAGCCAAGCAAGGCCCCAGGCCAAGGACAGATGCAGTGGGTTCCGGGCTGCAGGGTGGATCGGAAGGAGGCAGAGGGCAAGCACAGCTCTGCTGTGAGGGGGGAGTGGCTCTCAGCGCTGGCATTGGGAGCTAATCGGTGAGTTCATGGACAGAATGTGGGTTGTTTGCAGGCAAGAGGTCCAGCCCGCTAGCTCTGGCAGGCGTAGGGCAGCACTGTCCAACAAGAACACGACGCAAGTCACATACGTGATCATACGTTTTCTAGTAACCTCAGTGATGGCTGGGAATTGGTTTTGGGACCCCTTGGATACCGAAATCcctggatgctcaagtcccttatataaaatagcTTCATATTGCCCAGAACCTCTGCAGATTCCCCTGTAAGCATTAAACCATCTCTAGCTTACTTACAATTCCTAATTTGATGTAAATGCTGTATCGACTGTTGTTATACTGTATCCCTTCAGAATCACAAGAAAAAGTCCTCTGTACTTGTTCAGTTCAGATGAAATGTTTTGAATCTGCTGGTACAGAACGGGCAGATATGGAGAGCCAAGACTACAAACAGCTGAAAATAGAGTATTTTTGAATTAGTGTGTGTAAAACACCATAATTTAACAAGCAATCAATATAAAAAATTCTTagtgagattttttaaaagaattgtttgtttatttatttatttgaaaggcaaagttacagagaggtagaggcagagagagagacagagagagagaggacttccatacgctggttcactcctcagatggcccaaTGCCCAGAGCTatacccatccaaagccaggagccaggaacctcttcagcatctcccacgtgggtgcagggacccaaggacttgggccatcctccactgctttcctaggtcatagcagagagctggattggaagtggagcagccaggacttgaactggtgcccatatgggatgctggcggtgcaggaggcggctttacccgctatgccacagcgccggccccaagcaagATCTTTTACACCCTTTTTTCTGTACTCAGTCATCAAAACCCAGCATATTTTTCCCACTTGGAGCACATCTCAACCTGGACTGGCCACATTTCAGGTGCTCGTTAGCCACTCGATGCTGGTGGACAGCCCGGGGGCAGCCTGGGTGTAGGGGGTGAGAAaggccagggcagcagcaggacTGGGTAGGCTCTGCAGGAAGATGGTGAAGTCCTGTATGAATATGAGGGCCGAGGGAGACTCAGGCAGAGATACTCAGGGCACAGGGACAAGAGatggggagcctgggggaggggtgaggtaGGCCAGATGGCCCAAGAAGGGCCGTCCAGTGAACTGAGGAGACAAACAGGGACAGAAGTTGGGGACACACAGACGTGGAAGGGACAATCTCAACAGGGCTGGGGGTGTGGCAAcagagcacctgcctcctggaagTTAGGTGGTGTCTGGGTGGTGAGATGTAGGAAATGGGGGGAGGCCTGGATTTCCCCCTGATCCCCGTGCAggagtggtgtgtgtgtagggtTAGGTGTTTGGtaagagcagccaggagctcgGTAAATACTTGTGAATGAATGATTGAACGCTGAGGCGGGCATTCTCCTAACGGATACggaagagaggtggagagggatgtggccgggaggggcaggggctcaagcgcgcagcggggtggggtggggggcggcgcgTCCtgaccctgtcccctcccctccacctagGGCACTTTCCAGCAGATGTGGATCTCCAAACAGGAGTACGAGGAGGGCGGGAAGCAGTGCGTGGAGCGGAAGTGTCCCTGAGGGCGCCCcctctccagccccctgctgcgGACAGGGGCGCTCAGGAGCGGGGGCCGTCCCGGGGCCAGGCCTCCATGGAGCGAGCGCAGATCGaagccctccaccccctcccagcgccccctccccgcccccttcgTCCTCTTAGATTGAGATGTTTCTGAGCTGAAAGAAGTAAAAaggttttaattaaaacaaaaacaagtttgACCTCTTTGGGGCTGGCCGGGCGGAGGGAGGCGAGTGGCGCAGGGAACAACCCCAGGAAAGAACCGATGGCCCCACGTGTCAGCGGCCACCGGACCCAGCTCGGGGCCAGCTAGGAGCCAGCTGGGGGAGGGTCTACGGAGGAGAggaggcggcgggggcggggcgggggcggggcctccgccGGGCCTCGAGTCTCGGGCGAGCTGCGCTTACGCACCCCGGGACCTGCAGCTCAGGTGAGCCAGGGCTGCGCTGTCCCTTCCCGGGGCTCTCGGCGGTGACAGGCACGAGGCGAGCACTGGGGCACTGATACACCTCAACAGCTCAGAACTTCAGGAcctggggaggagctggggtttCCGCGGGGGAGACCCCTGAGCCCTCCCATTAAGAGCTGCTTGTTCTGGGCTCTTCATTGGAGCTTGGGGACCTGCACCCTTGGGGTGAAATTGTAGTCATTTGCGCCTGGGATGTGTTTCTGGGGTGAGGGCACCCAGCCTTTCTTCAGACTCTCAGAGAGTGGGTCCCGGACCCAAAAGAGGCAGAAAACCCCTGATCCTAGTCCCACCGAGAGCAGAGGCGCCAGTGCCCAAGAGGGccatgacttgcccaaggtcacccagctctgcccacacCTTGGCCAGGGCTCCTTCCACCTCCCCCTGACCCTAGACCCCCATCCTGGAGCAATCACTGGGTTGGGGGGGGTGGCATGTCCTCCCACCTTGCCAGAGCCAGCAGGGGACTGATTCCAGAGAGAGCTCCTCATGGGAGCCCAAACCCCAGCCCCTTACTGTGTGATGTAGCTTAGgatcctccacccccacccccacccccagggatcCTGCAGGCCAGACCAGGAGGGGGCCCAGGTCTTCATGGTGAGCCTTCCACAGTGGTGTGGGGGGGCTTGGGAAGAGGCCCCCCTGTGCATTGGGAGGGATggaagtgggagagagggggTAGCCACATCTGCACCCTGCCCCCTCCTTACTGGACTCCTCCCCCACTCCTGACAGGAACTAGGAGGCCAAAGTCTGCCCCAATGTCAAAAAATTGATTGCTTTGCAGGGCGGGGGCAGGAGTGGGGCTGTGGAGGGATTGGCAGGGAGGGCACAGCCCCTCTGCTTGGGTCTGGGCTGGGGTCATGTCTGGAGGGCGGGTCTGAGGCCACCTTAGAGAGGGAGGGCGGCTGGGCTCCGGCTGCCTGCCAGGGCTGATAAGGGGCCCTGGGGGCTCCCACAAACGGTTTTGTCACTGGGGGGAGGATAGCCTGCAGGGCTCAGGAGGGGACAAGGATATGGAGCCACTTTGGGGTCTACTCCGAAGAGCGGTAAGACCAGTAGGGTGGGGGACAGgccctcagcccccccccccaaacccgagggctggcccctccccttccctgctctGTCCTCCCCCTCAGCTTATCTCCCAGATGTCGCCCCTGCCCCAAAGTCACTGACCCCCTTACCACCAGATCCTTCCCCATCCCCCAGACCACTTTCCCCAGGCTcatgcccacccaccccccaacAGCAACAGCTGTCCCCTCGGTCCTCCCAGACCATCTACAGGCGTGTGGAAGGCCCCCAGCCAGGAcgcctggaggaggaagaggaagaaggggaggagggggccgaGCCACCGGCCCGCTTCTGCCCCATGGAGCTGAAGGGCCCCGAGACCCTGGGTTCTAGACAAGGGCGTCCCGGCAGCataccctgggcggcagcaggacAAAAGGCTGCCCCCTACCTGGTCCTGACCGCCCTTCTGATCTTCACGGGGGGTGAGAG
This sequence is a window from Lepus europaeus isolate LE1 chromosome 21, mLepTim1.pri, whole genome shotgun sequence. Protein-coding genes within it:
- the ACTL6B gene encoding actin-like protein 6B: MSGGVYGGDEVGALVFDIGSFSVRAGYAGEDCPKADFPTTVGLLAAEEGGGLELEGEKEKKGKIFHIDTNALHVPRDGAEVMSPLKNGMIEDWECFRAILDHTYSKHVKSEPNLHPVLMSEAPWNTRAKREKLTELMFEQYNIPAFFLCKTAVLTAFANGRSTGLVLDSGATHTTAIPVHDGYVLQQGIVKSPLAGDFISMQCRELFQEMAIDIIPPYMIAAKEPVREGAPPNWKKKEKLPQVSKSWHNYMCNEVIQDFQASVLQVSDSPYDEQVAAQMPTVHYEMPNGYNTDYGAERLRIPEGLFDPSNVKGLSGNTMLGVGHVVTTSIGMCDIDIRPGLYGSVIVTGGNTLLQGFTDRLNRELSQKTPPSMRLKLIASNSTMERKFSPWIGGSILASLGTFQQMWISKQEYEEGGKQCVERKCP